The Anaerobaca lacustris DNA window TCTCTGCGACGTTGGACAAAATACCCGCAGGATTCTGCCGGTGCAAGCCTTTTCGGCCGTCGCCCTGCTTACGGAGCCCCAAACAGCCGCTTCGAACACCGGGCGTCTCGTCCGACCGCCCAGAACGACTGAAGAGATGGCTTTTATAGGACAGACGACAAGCCGGCCGCCATCTTCGGACACGATTTGACGTCCCAGCCACATTCGTCCGGCTTGAGATAAGTGCCACGATGCCGCAGAGGCACAAACTGCCCATATTAACACATACATAACCATTGACTTAAACTTGCACAAAATGGTATAATAAGGGAATAATTCGAGGTCTGGGCCCTATGCTCAGAGGGGCTTCCTATCGTATACTATATTTGGAAAAGTACCGTATCGGCAGTGAATGACGCCTCTGACCGCCGCCGGCCAGTTCCGGCAGGTCGGCGCAGAGGGTCGTTTCCTGCACGGGGGAAGGGGTAGTTGCCCCACTTGCCGCCAGAGCGGCGATATCGGGCACTTCGCAGGGCCCATTTCCTTCGCCGACAGCGGTCTTTTCCACCAGAGGTTCCAATCCGGGGCGGTTCCGGTGTCTACCGGCAAGCTTGAGGATTCGAAAGGAGCGGTGTGATGAAGAAGGTATTGACGGTATCGTTGGCAATCTGTGCCATGCTCTTGTCCGGATGCGGGGTGTCGGACGGCGAGCAAGACGGCCAGGCCAAGCCCGCCGTGGCCCGATCGGGCCGCAGCTACTTCTGGGACAAGGACCTTCGGCCCACCGTTGCCGTGCCGGCCAGACGAGAGACCAGGACGGACGAAACGACTGAGACAGCGGAGCCGCAGCTTGCGGCCCGGGAAGAGGTACCGTCCGGACTCTACATCGAACCGGAACAGGCGCCGGAGGCCCCGCAGAGGAGCCAGGCGGAACTGGTCACCGCTACGGTGGAGGACCTCAAGCCGATCACACCGCAACGTGCCCCCGCCGCACAGCTTCACGGCGAGCGATTCGTGCTCGATACCGACCTTGTGGCAGTCGATGAGGGCGGCGCGCATGCCCTGTCCATGGTCTATCCGAGACCGGACTACGGCATCATCCAGGTCGACAAGACCATGCCTCAGGAGGTCCGGCTGAACAGGCCGTTCGCCTACATCATCAAGGTCACGAACCTCACGAACATGATGCTGACCGACGTGGTCATCACCGAAACGCTCTCCGAGCAGTTCGAGTTCAAAGGGTCCGAACCCACCGCCCGCAGCGAGGGCACCAAGCTCATCTGGGAGATCGATTCGCTCGGCCCCAGGGCCAACAAGAGCATTCGAATCTCCGGCATCGCCAGCGGATCGAGCCCTCTGGAACACTGCACCGCCATCACCCATACGATTCGCGACTGCGCCATGGTCAAGGTAGTCGAGCCGACACTGGAAATCGGACGAGACGCTCCAAGTCAGGCGGTCCTGTGCGAGCCGATCCCAATCGACTACGTCGTGACCAACACGGGAACCGGTGCCGCCCAGAACGTCCAGATCGTCGACACGCTGCCCGTCGGCCTGCAAACCGCCGACGGCAAGGGCAAGGTGGTCCTCGACGCCGGGACGCTCCTGGCAGGCGAGTCCAGACGCTTCTCGATCAAGCTCCGCGCTACGAAGACGGGCGCGTATGTCAGCAAGGCCGTCGCGACGTCGGCTTCGGGCTTGCTCGCCGAGTCGGAATCGACGCTGACCAGCGTCCGACAGCCCATCCTGAGCATGACCAAGTCCGGACCGCAGCGGCAATTCCTCGGCCGTGCGGTGACGTACGAGATCACGGTCCTGAACAAAGGCGACGGACCCGCCCGTGATACCGTGGTCGAAGATCTGATCCCGCCGGGAGTGACCTCCGTCGAGGCGACCGCCGGCGCACAATCGGCCGGCTCCAAACTGGTGTGGGAGCTTGGCACGCTCGAGCCCAACGCCGCCAAGACGGTCCGCGTCTCTTACACCCCCACCCGGGAGGGCGACTTGATGTCGACCGCAACCGCAACCGCCTACTGTGCCGAGACGGTCACCGATTCGGCCAGGACGTCCGTCACCGGGATTCCGGCCTCGCGTCTGCAGGTCATCGACCTGGAGGACCCGATCGAGGTCTCCAGCACCACGACGTATCTGATTACGGTGGTCAACGAGGGTTCGGCCGCCGATACAAACGTCCGCATCATCTGCACGCTGGACGACAAGGTGCAATACGTCTCCTCGGCCGGCGCCACCGCCGGATCGATCATGGGCAAGACCGTCAGCTTCGCCCCGCTGCGAACCCTCGAGCCCAAGGCCAAGGCCACGTGGCGCGTCGTCGTACGAGGGGCCCGGGCCGGCGACGTGAGGTTCAAGGTCAGCATGCACACCGACCACCTCGCGCTGCCCATCGAGCATACGGAGGCCACGCACATCTACCAGCATTAGTCAGGACCCGAACGTTGCACAGAGGTATTCACGCCGCGGCGCCAATGGCGCCGCGGCGTTTGCTTTTTTGCCAGCAACGCTCATTCTTGCGCCCCGGTGCAACCCTCCCCATCCCGCCGACAACCACGAAATTGTATTGCATGAACCCGTCAAACCGCTATACTGACGCAGAATTCGGAATGCTGTCCAGATCCCCGTCAGGGGACTTTTTGTAGGGGCCTTCCAGGAAATCGTCTCCGGTTTCCAGAAAGGACACGGTTATGGCCGAAAAAGACGCCGACGTGCAGAAGATACAAGAGCTGATCAAGATAATGAAAGACAACGATCTTGTGAAGATCGATATCAAGCACGGCAACGACCGGATCTCTTTGCGGCGGGCCGGACCACCGCAGCCCGCGGCAGCCAATCCGATCATCGCTTCGCTGCCCGGAGCCCCGGTCGGCCTGGCCGCCCCGCACGCACAGCCGGCGGCGGGACAAGCCACCGACGACCTGCTCGATATCAAGTCGCCGATCGTCGGAACGTTCTACGAAACGCCCAGCCCGGATTCCGATCCCTATGTCGAGATCGGCTCCCACGTCAACGCACAGTCGGTCGTCTGCATCATCGAGGCGATGAAGGTGATGAACGAGATCAAGGCCGAAATCAGCGGCACGATCGTCGACAGATGCGTCGCCAACGGACAGGCCGTGGAGTACGGGCAGGTGCTGTTCAAGGTCAGACCCGAATGACGCGGCCGCAGGCGCGTCAGTACACGCAGGCGGACGGCAGTGTATCCCGCCTTCCAGGAAAAGGGTAACGGCCAATGCTATCACGAATCCTGATCGCCAATCGAGGTGAAATCGCGCTTCGCGTCATCCGGGCGTGCCACGAGATGGGCATCGAGACCGTCGCGGTCTACTCCGAGGCCGACCGAAACGCCTCCTACGTGCGACTGGCGAACGAATCGGTCTGCATCGGGCCGCCCGACTGCACCCAGAGCTACCTCAATATCGCACGCATCATCAGCGCCGCCGAGGTCACCAACGTCGACGCCATCCACCCCGGATACGGATTCCTGGCCGAAAACGCCAACTTCGCTGAGATCTGCAGAGACTGCGGCATCACGTTCATCGGGCCTCCGGTCGAGGCGATGCGCCAGTTGGGCGACAAAGTGGAGGCCCGCAAGCTCGCGCGCCGGGCCAAGGTCCCGGTCGTCCCCGGCTCCGAAGGCATCATCGAGAACGAGAAAGAGGCGCTCCGTCTGGCCAACGAAATCGGCTATCCGATCATCATCAAGGCCGTCGCCGGCGGCGGCGGTCGCGGCATGCGCGTCGTGCACAACGACATCAGCCTGCATGCCGCCCTGGCGTCGGCGCGGGCTGAGGCCGAGGTCGCCTTCGGCGAGGGCAGCGTCTACATGGAGAAGTTCATCGTCGAGCCGCGACACGTCGAGGTCCAGGTCATGGCCGACCAGGAAGGCAACGTCGTGCACTTCTTCGAACGCGACTGCTCCATCCAGCGACGGCACCAGAAGATGATCGAGGAGTCGCCCTGTCCGGTCCTGGAGGAGCGGGACCGTGAACGGCTGGCCGAGGCGGCATGCCGCCTGATCAAGGAAGCCAACTACGTCAACGCCGCCACCGTCGAGTTCCTGCTGGACAAGGAAGGAGACTTCTATTTCATCGAGGTCAATACCCGTATCCAGGTCGAACATCCGGTCACGGAAATGGTCACGGGCCAGGACCTCATCAAATGGCAGCTCCGCATCGCCGGCGGCGAACCGATGACGCTGCGTCAGAAGGACATCCGGCACCAGGGCGTGGCCATCGAATGCCGCATCAACGCCGAAGATCCGGCCAACAACTTCTCCCCGTGTCCGGGAACGATCTCCAGGTACATCGCGCCAGGAGGCCTGGGCGTCCGAATCGATACGCACGTGCACCAGGGCTGGACGATCAGCCCGAATTACGATTCGCTCATCGCCAAGATCATCGTCCATCAGCCGACGCGGGCCGAGGCCATTGCGACGATGCGCCGCGCGCTGCAGGAATTCGTCATCGAGCCCGTCAAGACCACGATTCCCGCCTGTCTCGATATCCTCTCGCACAACCTGTTCGTCAAAGGCAAAGTCGACACGGGATTCGTCGAGCGCAGTCTCTGATCGCGCGGGCGGCCCCGACTTTCGATGCAGGCCTTATCGTTCCAGGGCCACCAGATCTTCATAGCTCTCTCGCCGGCGAACGACACGGAAGGTGTCGCCATCCACGAGAACTTCAGCGGCGCGGCATCGGCCGTTGTAGTTGCTGCTCATCGTGAACCCATAGGCGCCCGCCGTGAAGACAGCGACCAGGTCGCCCCGTTCGACGTGCGGGATAGGACGGTCCTTGGCGAGAAAATCCGCCCCTTCGCACACGGGCCCGACGAGGTCCACCACCTCGCTGCCTTCGATGTGCAGGCCCTTGCTGCGGACGGCCGGCGCGAAACGCGGTTCCACCTGCGCCGGCCAGATGAAGTGAAACGCATCGTACAACGAG harbors:
- a CDS encoding DUF11 domain-containing protein, with product MKKVLTVSLAICAMLLSGCGVSDGEQDGQAKPAVARSGRSYFWDKDLRPTVAVPARRETRTDETTETAEPQLAAREEVPSGLYIEPEQAPEAPQRSQAELVTATVEDLKPITPQRAPAAQLHGERFVLDTDLVAVDEGGAHALSMVYPRPDYGIIQVDKTMPQEVRLNRPFAYIIKVTNLTNMMLTDVVITETLSEQFEFKGSEPTARSEGTKLIWEIDSLGPRANKSIRISGIASGSSPLEHCTAITHTIRDCAMVKVVEPTLEIGRDAPSQAVLCEPIPIDYVVTNTGTGAAQNVQIVDTLPVGLQTADGKGKVVLDAGTLLAGESRRFSIKLRATKTGAYVSKAVATSASGLLAESESTLTSVRQPILSMTKSGPQRQFLGRAVTYEITVLNKGDGPARDTVVEDLIPPGVTSVEATAGAQSAGSKLVWELGTLEPNAAKTVRVSYTPTREGDLMSTATATAYCAETVTDSARTSVTGIPASRLQVIDLEDPIEVSSTTTYLITVVNEGSAADTNVRIICTLDDKVQYVSSAGATAGSIMGKTVSFAPLRTLEPKAKATWRVVVRGARAGDVRFKVSMHTDHLALPIEHTEATHIYQH
- the accB gene encoding acetyl-CoA carboxylase biotin carboxyl carrier protein, with protein sequence MAEKDADVQKIQELIKIMKDNDLVKIDIKHGNDRISLRRAGPPQPAAANPIIASLPGAPVGLAAPHAQPAAGQATDDLLDIKSPIVGTFYETPSPDSDPYVEIGSHVNAQSVVCIIEAMKVMNEIKAEISGTIVDRCVANGQAVEYGQVLFKVRPE
- the accC gene encoding acetyl-CoA carboxylase biotin carboxylase subunit yields the protein MLSRILIANRGEIALRVIRACHEMGIETVAVYSEADRNASYVRLANESVCIGPPDCTQSYLNIARIISAAEVTNVDAIHPGYGFLAENANFAEICRDCGITFIGPPVEAMRQLGDKVEARKLARRAKVPVVPGSEGIIENEKEALRLANEIGYPIIIKAVAGGGGRGMRVVHNDISLHAALASARAEAEVAFGEGSVYMEKFIVEPRHVEVQVMADQEGNVVHFFERDCSIQRRHQKMIEESPCPVLEERDRERLAEAACRLIKEANYVNAATVEFLLDKEGDFYFIEVNTRIQVEHPVTEMVTGQDLIKWQLRIAGGEPMTLRQKDIRHQGVAIECRINAEDPANNFSPCPGTISRYIAPGGLGVRIDTHVHQGWTISPNYDSLIAKIIVHQPTRAEAIATMRRALQEFVIEPVKTTIPACLDILSHNLFVKGKVDTGFVERSL